The following proteins come from a genomic window of Phnomibacter ginsenosidimutans:
- the tatC gene encoding twin-arginine translocase subunit TatC, giving the protein MALKLLERRKDGLEEGAEMSFIDHLEELRWHIMRSVIAVLVGAITVFVYIDEVMDVIIFGPIEKGFVTYSWLCEMGQKMGIGDSLCLPTPNIQMQTTTFGGQFVSSITIAFVCGIIVAFPYIFWEVWRFIKPALKPAELKATRGAIFWVTLFFMLGVAFGYFLLAPFTFSFLANYTIGTKNIIETRPALNDYIDNLVDITVGAGLAFELPVVSFVLTRIGLITPRFLREYRKYAYVGLLVIAAVITPSPDLSSQLLVVFPLILLYEFSVIVSARISKKIIAEEEKEWS; this is encoded by the coding sequence GTGGCGCTAAAATTACTGGAGCGTAGAAAAGACGGGTTAGAAGAAGGCGCAGAAATGAGCTTCATCGACCACCTCGAAGAATTGAGGTGGCACATCATGCGGTCGGTGATAGCCGTATTGGTTGGCGCCATTACCGTGTTTGTGTACATCGATGAGGTGATGGATGTGATCATATTCGGCCCCATCGAAAAAGGATTTGTAACCTACAGCTGGCTTTGCGAAATGGGTCAAAAAATGGGCATCGGCGATTCGCTTTGCCTGCCTACGCCCAACATACAAATGCAAACCACCACGTTTGGCGGTCAGTTTGTGAGCAGCATTACCATTGCCTTTGTTTGCGGCATTATTGTCGCTTTTCCCTACATATTTTGGGAAGTGTGGCGCTTTATAAAACCCGCACTGAAACCCGCCGAACTGAAAGCCACCCGTGGGGCTATTTTCTGGGTGACGTTGTTTTTCATGCTCGGTGTTGCGTTTGGATATTTTCTGCTGGCACCGTTCACGTTCAGCTTTTTGGCCAATTATACCATTGGAACCAAAAATATCATCGAAACACGTCCGGCGTTGAATGATTATATCGACAACCTGGTAGACATTACCGTGGGTGCAGGCCTGGCTTTCGAACTGCCTGTGGTGAGTTTTGTGCTTACCCGCATTGGACTTATTACACCCCGCTTTTTGAGAGAGTATCGTAAATATGCCTACGTGGGTTTGCTGGTGATTGCAGCGGTAATTACACCCAGCCCCGATTTGAGCAGCCAGCTGCTGGTGGTATTTCCGCTCATTTTGCTGTACGAATTCAGTGTAATTGTATCGGCACGTATTTCTAAAAAGATTATTGCCGAAGAAGAAAAAGAATGGAGCTAA
- a CDS encoding efflux RND transporter periplasmic adaptor subunit, translating to MKRIFILAIVASACTFSSCKHHAAEAEAETKFIVTSPIERDTVIYKEYVGQVQSSSHIELRSQERGYLEKIYVDEGQFVKKGQLLFKIMPIVYQAEVARAKAEMEFAEIEYQNTKSLHDNNVVSPNELALTKAKLDKAKAELQLAQAHLGFTEIRAPFDGYMDRFEKRLGSLIEEGELLTTLSDNSKMWVYFNVPEAEYLDYIQKAKNKQQQTVLLQMANKQLFEQQGVVETIEADFNNETGNIAFRATFHNPNSILRHGETGNIMMPVTLKNAIIIPQKSTYDVLDKKFVYVVDEHNVLQARQITIAQELPHIYIVASGLACYR from the coding sequence ATGAAGAGGATTTTTATTCTCGCCATAGTGGCATCCGCATGTACATTTTCTTCCTGCAAGCACCACGCAGCAGAAGCCGAAGCTGAAACGAAATTTATCGTCACCAGCCCCATTGAAAGAGACACGGTTATTTACAAAGAATATGTGGGCCAGGTACAGTCATCCAGCCACATCGAACTACGGTCGCAGGAGCGTGGCTATCTCGAAAAAATTTATGTAGACGAAGGACAGTTTGTAAAAAAAGGACAACTCCTGTTTAAGATTATGCCCATTGTGTACCAGGCAGAAGTAGCCCGTGCCAAGGCCGAAATGGAGTTTGCCGAAATAGAATACCAAAACACCAAGAGCCTGCACGACAACAACGTGGTTTCGCCCAACGAACTGGCGCTTACCAAAGCCAAACTCGACAAGGCGAAAGCAGAACTGCAACTGGCACAGGCACATTTGGGCTTTACAGAAATCCGTGCTCCGTTTGATGGCTACATGGATCGTTTTGAAAAACGATTGGGCAGCCTGATTGAAGAAGGCGAACTGCTCACCACCCTCTCCGACAACAGTAAAATGTGGGTGTATTTCAACGTGCCCGAAGCAGAGTACCTCGATTACATTCAAAAAGCTAAAAACAAACAGCAGCAAACCGTACTGCTGCAGATGGCCAACAAACAATTGTTTGAGCAGCAGGGTGTGGTAGAAACCATTGAAGCCGACTTCAACAATGAAACAGGCAACATTGCTTTCAGGGCAACTTTTCATAACCCCAACAGCATTTTGCGTCATGGCGAAACAGGCAATATCATGATGCCCGTTACACTCAAGAATGCCATCATCATTCCGCAAAAATCTACCTACGATGTGCTGGACAAAAAGTTTGTGTACGTAGTAGATGAGCACAATGTGCTGCAAGCCCGCCAAATCACCATTGCACAAGAACTGCCGCACATCTACATCGTGGCTTCTGGCCTGGCTTGCTACCGATAA
- a CDS encoding TolC family protein, which translates to MKTTAKYLMLLTSIAWLAACKVPAIVSKQENKNVPSGFNNSTDTSNSATIPWRTYFNDAYLTALIDTALRNNQELNIVLREIEMSNNEVMARKGEYLPFVQLRAGALTDKSGKNTWNGFNEEDLKANPDKAPKYYGDFMIGAAMSWELDVWKKLRTAKKAAVLRYLSTIEGKNFLITNIVGEIAGSYYELMALDNMLAIIEQNIELQNNALELVKLEKNAAKVTQLAVNRFEAQLLNTKNLQYAIKQQIVETENRINLLAGRYPQPILRNTASFNQLNMDGIFAGIPSQLLIHRPDIRQAELELAAAKLDVQVARANFLPSFRLTAGVGLDAFNPAFVFRPSALMYELAADAVAPLINRRAITAAYFNANEKQTQAVFNYERSILIAHLEVVNQLSKWSNYKQSYDTKAKEVDILNQSTVISNNLFRSARADYIEVLLTQREALDSKIELIEIKLKQLDAKVNVYKALGGGWN; encoded by the coding sequence ATGAAAACAACAGCTAAATACCTGATGCTACTGACTAGCATAGCATGGTTGGCCGCTTGCAAAGTGCCGGCCATTGTGAGCAAGCAGGAAAATAAAAATGTACCGTCGGGTTTCAACAACTCAACGGATACCAGCAACTCGGCTACCATTCCCTGGCGTACGTATTTCAATGATGCGTATCTCACAGCACTCATTGATACAGCGCTGCGCAATAATCAGGAACTGAATATTGTGCTCCGTGAAATAGAAATGAGCAACAATGAAGTGATGGCCCGAAAAGGAGAATACCTTCCTTTTGTGCAATTGAGAGCAGGAGCACTCACCGACAAGTCTGGCAAAAACACCTGGAATGGTTTTAATGAAGAAGACCTGAAAGCCAACCCTGATAAAGCGCCCAAGTACTACGGCGATTTTATGATTGGTGCGGCCATGAGCTGGGAATTGGATGTTTGGAAAAAACTACGCACTGCTAAAAAGGCTGCAGTACTGCGGTATTTGTCTACCATCGAAGGCAAAAATTTTCTGATCACCAATATTGTAGGCGAAATAGCCGGCAGCTATTACGAACTCATGGCGCTGGACAATATGCTGGCCATCATTGAGCAGAACATTGAGTTGCAAAACAACGCCCTTGAATTGGTGAAGCTGGAAAAGAATGCTGCCAAAGTAACACAGCTGGCAGTCAACAGGTTTGAAGCACAACTGCTCAATACCAAAAACCTGCAGTATGCCATCAAGCAGCAAATTGTAGAAACAGAAAACAGGATTAATCTGTTGGCAGGCAGGTATCCGCAGCCGATTCTCAGAAATACAGCGAGTTTTAACCAGTTGAATATGGATGGCATTTTTGCAGGTATACCATCTCAATTGCTTATCCATCGACCCGATATACGCCAGGCCGAACTGGAGTTGGCTGCGGCCAAATTGGATGTGCAGGTTGCCAGAGCTAATTTTCTGCCCTCCTTCCGGCTCACGGCAGGTGTAGGACTGGATGCATTCAATCCCGCATTTGTGTTTCGTCCCAGTGCGTTGATGTACGAGTTAGCGGCAGATGCTGTAGCACCACTTATCAACCGCCGGGCTATAACTGCCGCTTACTTCAATGCCAATGAAAAACAAACGCAAGCCGTTTTCAATTATGAACGTTCCATTTTGATTGCCCATCTGGAAGTAGTGAATCAGTTGTCTAAATGGAGTAACTACAAACAGAGCTACGATACAAAGGCAAAAGAAGTGGACATTCTGAATCAGTCAACCGTTATTTCCAACAACCTGTTTCGTTCGGCAAGGGCAGACTACATAGAAGTATTGCTCACCCAGCGGGAAGCATTGGATTCTAAAATTGAACTGATTGAAATAAAGCTCAAACAACTGGATGCTAAAGTGAATGTGTACAAAGCTTTGGGCGGAGGCTGGAACTAA
- a CDS encoding DUF2911 domain-containing protein: MAQLQITEPDKSPLDVSYHPHGYPILKFQTKTAPTTPLARVIYSRPQKNGRTIFGEVVKYNELWRLGANESTEIEFYRDVTIGKAKLLKGRYSLYCLPQPGQWTIIFNKGLDSWGAFSYDKTKDVLRTSINVANAEAVVEFFTMVFDNSGNLVILWDNQKAMLPIKYAAK, encoded by the coding sequence ATGGCACAATTACAAATTACTGAACCCGATAAGTCGCCACTCGATGTATCGTATCACCCGCATGGCTATCCCATTTTAAAATTTCAAACCAAAACTGCACCCACCACACCGCTGGCCCGGGTGATATACAGCCGTCCTCAAAAAAATGGCCGTACCATTTTTGGCGAGGTAGTAAAATACAACGAGCTGTGGCGATTGGGTGCTAACGAAAGCACAGAGATTGAATTTTACAGGGACGTAACCATTGGCAAAGCCAAACTGCTGAAAGGCCGCTACTCATTGTATTGTTTGCCACAGCCCGGTCAGTGGACCATCATTTTCAACAAAGGCCTTGATTCTTGGGGAGCTTTCAGCTACGATAAAACCAAAGATGTACTGCGTACGAGCATCAACGTTGCTAATGCAGAAGCAGTGGTAGAATTTTTTACCATGGTGTTCGACAACAGCGGTAACCTGGTGATTTTATGGGACAATCAAAAAGCAATGTTGCCCATTAAATACGCAGCTAAATAA
- a CDS encoding DNA-3-methyladenine glycosylase I, with amino-acid sequence MSYCTYVNTLPAQEQPEHRHYHNHQYGFPIDSDDELFGRLILEINQAGLSWTTILKKEANFRQAYSGYSIAAIAAYGEADRQRLLNDAGIIRNRLKVDAAIYNAGIVVQLQQSHGSFKKWIEAHHPLRKEEWVKLFKKHFRFTGGEIVNEFLMSTGYLPGAHDEDCPVFKKAVKAGAAWYSARR; translated from the coding sequence ATGAGTTATTGCACGTATGTAAACACACTGCCGGCGCAGGAGCAGCCGGAGCACCGCCATTACCACAACCACCAGTACGGCTTTCCTATTGATAGCGATGACGAACTGTTTGGCCGCCTCATTCTCGAAATCAATCAGGCCGGGCTGAGTTGGACCACCATTTTGAAAAAGGAAGCCAACTTTCGGCAGGCATACAGTGGCTACAGCATTGCAGCCATTGCAGCTTACGGTGAAGCCGACCGTCAGCGATTGCTCAATGATGCGGGCATCATCCGCAACCGGCTAAAAGTGGATGCGGCTATTTACAATGCTGGCATTGTGGTGCAATTGCAACAATCTCATGGCAGTTTTAAAAAATGGATTGAAGCCCATCATCCGCTGCGCAAAGAAGAATGGGTGAAGCTCTTCAAAAAGCATTTTCGTTTTACCGGCGGAGAAATTGTGAATGAGTTTTTGATGAGCACCGGCTACTTACCCGGCGCCCACGACGAAGATTGCCCGGTATTTAAAAAAGCCGTGAAAGCCGGAGCTGCCTGGTATTCAGCCCGCCGTTGA
- a CDS encoding YceI family protein: MERFKTVMLNLVLLLLLQPALAQVTLKTNAVSVVVAGTSTLHDWEMKATNGSIAANFELDAAGKPTDLLSLNFVVGPTALKSGKEAMDNNAYKAMDTKAYNVIKFAATSGTVTAQGNSYIVKCVGMLQIAGKAVNTEIVATCTVGADGSISFNGKKAIKMTTFGVKPPTFMMGSIKTGDDITISFSGVMRK, from the coding sequence ATGGAACGCTTCAAAACGGTCATGCTAAATCTGGTACTGCTTCTCTTGCTTCAGCCAGCACTTGCACAAGTGACCTTAAAAACAAACGCAGTTAGTGTAGTAGTTGCCGGAACATCTACGTTGCACGACTGGGAAATGAAAGCAACGAATGGATCAATCGCCGCCAATTTCGAATTGGACGCTGCCGGAAAACCCACCGATCTCTTATCTCTCAATTTTGTTGTTGGTCCTACTGCACTCAAAAGTGGTAAAGAAGCCATGGACAACAATGCTTACAAGGCCATGGATACCAAAGCCTACAATGTCATCAAGTTTGCGGCAACCAGTGGTACTGTAACAGCACAAGGCAATAGCTACATTGTAAAATGTGTAGGCATGCTGCAAATAGCTGGCAAAGCAGTGAATACGGAGATTGTAGCTACCTGTACTGTAGGTGCCGATGGCAGCATCAGTTTCAACGGTAAAAAGGCTATCAAGATGACCACCTTTGGTGTAAAGCCTCCCACATTCATGATGGGCTCTATTAAAACAGGAGACGACATTACCATCAGCTTTAGCGGTGTAATGCGCAAATAA
- a CDS encoding tetratricopeptide repeat protein, giving the protein MNTRTEELYLEAEADIRNSNFHEAFRKYEEILYEEPDYAPAHNSLGWIYKTQFENFQKAEVHFKAAIASDPLYPHPYFHMASILVELERFEELREFLDRCLGIRTLDKSWVYFRYGMVAELRGQFEEATNWYQKALMQTMNNDKVREYQADMDRCQTKLNLTHQQRRNKPWFSFKRKG; this is encoded by the coding sequence ATGAACACAAGAACCGAAGAATTATACCTGGAAGCTGAAGCCGATATCCGGAACAGCAATTTTCACGAGGCTTTTCGCAAGTACGAAGAAATTTTGTACGAAGAGCCCGACTATGCACCGGCCCACAATTCATTGGGCTGGATTTATAAAACACAGTTCGAAAATTTTCAGAAAGCCGAAGTGCATTTCAAAGCGGCCATTGCTTCAGATCCGCTGTATCCGCATCCTTATTTTCACATGGCCAGCATACTGGTAGAGCTGGAGCGGTTTGAAGAACTGCGGGAGTTTCTCGATCGTTGCCTCGGCATTCGCACCCTCGACAAAAGCTGGGTGTACTTCCGCTATGGCATGGTAGCCGAACTGCGTGGCCAGTTTGAAGAAGCCACCAACTGGTACCAAAAAGCACTGATGCAAACCATGAACAACGATAAGGTGCGGGAGTATCAGGCCGATATGGATCGTTGCCAAACCAAACTCAATCTTACGCACCAACAGCGCCGCAACAAGCCCTGGTTTTCTTTCAAAAGAAAGGGTTAA
- a CDS encoding carbonic anhydrase: MPLHTAVPKAPNKKGLDITSILTIIFIVILPFGFYFLSKRHSNHNKSRYGLIQSMLMGNKRFAKGSPVHPHVNVNYLQSIAHEQRPKAVVITCSDSRVSPELIFDEGMGDLFVIRTAGNIIGEVELGSVEYAVEHLKVPLVIVMGHERCGAVQAMLSGKLPHNHIKTIIDSLRNETEIKAIPQNDELRLAHCVEANVKHGVKELLSQSEVVQEAVHLGKLQVLGAHYDLDDQKVQIVVQH, encoded by the coding sequence ATGCCACTGCACACTGCCGTACCCAAAGCACCAAACAAAAAAGGACTGGACATCACCAGTATCCTCACGATCATTTTTATAGTAATACTTCCATTCGGATTTTACTTTCTCAGCAAGCGCCACTCAAACCACAACAAATCCCGTTATGGGTTGATACAAAGTATGTTGATGGGCAACAAGCGATTTGCAAAAGGCAGTCCTGTACATCCACATGTCAATGTAAATTACTTACAATCTATAGCACATGAGCAACGGCCAAAAGCAGTAGTCATTACTTGTTCTGACAGCCGGGTTTCACCTGAGTTGATTTTTGATGAAGGCATGGGTGATTTGTTTGTAATACGTACTGCAGGCAATATCATAGGCGAGGTAGAGCTGGGCAGCGTAGAATATGCTGTAGAACACCTGAAGGTACCATTGGTCATTGTGATGGGGCACGAACGTTGTGGTGCTGTACAAGCCATGCTGAGTGGCAAGTTGCCTCATAACCATATCAAAACCATCATCGATAGTTTGCGCAACGAAACAGAAATAAAAGCCATACCCCAAAATGATGAACTACGCCTGGCACACTGTGTAGAAGCCAATGTAAAACATGGGGTAAAAGAACTGCTTAGCCAATCTGAAGTGGTACAAGAAGCGGTACACCTGGGCAAGCTGCAAGTACTGGGAGCACACTACGATTTAGATGACCAAAAGGTACAAATTGTAGTTCAGCATTGA
- the rpiB gene encoding ribose 5-phosphate isomerase B: protein MSFDLSLPIAIGNDHAGVEYKMAVKHWLQQKGFVVNDYGAMTTDSVDYPDFAHPTAASVENGVCAFGILFCGSANGVAITANKHQGIRAGLCWDNEVAKLIRLHNDANVICIPARFVALPYALQMIETFMSTAFEGGRHANRVGKIACQ from the coding sequence ATGAGCTTCGATTTATCCTTACCGATTGCGATAGGCAACGACCATGCCGGTGTAGAATACAAAATGGCTGTAAAGCATTGGCTGCAGCAAAAGGGTTTTGTGGTAAATGATTATGGCGCCATGACTACCGACTCTGTAGACTACCCCGATTTTGCGCATCCCACTGCGGCATCGGTAGAAAATGGCGTGTGTGCTTTTGGTATTCTTTTTTGTGGTAGTGCCAACGGCGTAGCCATCACCGCCAATAAGCATCAGGGCATTCGTGCCGGCCTTTGCTGGGACAATGAAGTGGCCAAGCTCATTCGCCTGCACAACGATGCCAATGTAATTTGCATTCCGGCCCGCTTTGTGGCCCTGCCTTATGCCTTGCAAATGATTGAAACCTTTATGAGCACAGCGTTTGAAGGTGGACGGCACGCCAACAGAGTAGGCAAAATTGCCTGCCAGTAA
- a CDS encoding efflux RND transporter permease subunit, giving the protein MANQSEKTPVTLFIDWFNRSFEKVTGRYTNFLGLIVNRRVVTFGILIAFAFGIMGINKVLPAGFIPSEDQGQIYAIIQTAPGTTLERTNEISRKLQEKARKIEGVSSVTSLAGYEILTEGRGSNAGTCLINLKDWADRKQSVKEVIEELEKETKNLPANIEYFEPPAVPGYGTSDGFSLRLLDKGSDVDYQEFDRVNAAFLEELRKRKELSGLFSFYSAKYPQYEITVDNELAMQKGVSVGSAMENLNIMIGSTYEQGFIRFNNYYKVYTQAWS; this is encoded by the coding sequence ATGGCAAACCAAAGCGAAAAAACACCGGTTACGTTATTTATCGACTGGTTCAACCGCTCCTTCGAAAAAGTAACAGGCAGGTATACCAATTTCCTGGGCCTCATTGTCAACAGGCGGGTGGTCACTTTTGGCATACTCATCGCCTTTGCATTTGGCATCATGGGCATCAATAAAGTGTTGCCGGCCGGCTTTATCCCCAGCGAAGACCAAGGACAGATTTATGCCATCATTCAAACAGCACCGGGTACCACGCTGGAGCGTACCAATGAAATTTCCAGAAAGCTTCAGGAAAAAGCTCGAAAAATTGAAGGCGTTTCCTCAGTTACTTCATTGGCCGGTTATGAAATTCTAACCGAAGGTCGCGGCTCTAATGCAGGCACCTGTTTGATTAACCTGAAAGATTGGGCAGACCGCAAGCAGTCGGTGAAAGAGGTGATTGAAGAACTGGAAAAAGAAACAAAGAATCTTCCTGCCAATATCGAATACTTCGAACCGCCTGCTGTACCGGGCTATGGTACTTCGGATGGCTTTTCGCTTCGCTTGCTCGACAAAGGCAGCGATGTAGATTATCAGGAGTTCGACCGGGTGAATGCTGCATTTCTGGAAGAACTCAGGAAAAGAAAAGAGCTGAGTGGTTTGTTCTCATTTTACTCTGCCAAATACCCGCAGTATGAAATAACGGTGGATAATGAACTGGCCATGCAAAAAGGAGTATCCGTAGGCAGTGCCATGGAAAACCTCAACATCATGATTGGTAGTACTTATGAGCAAGGCTTTATCCGCTTCAATAATTACTACAAAGTATATACACAGGCTTGGTCCTGA
- a CDS encoding cystathionine gamma-synthase, with amino-acid sequence MKLATKMIHAGAEPDPSTGAIMTPIYQTSTFVQAAPGDHKGFEYARSQNPTRFALEAAYAEIENGKFGLAFSSGVAATDAVMKLLQPGDEVICANDMYGGTYRLFTKVYEKFGIRFHYVNMQQADNMKAHVNANTKLIWTETPTNPLMNITDIAAVSAIAKANGLLLCVDNTFASPYLQNPLDLGADIVMHSATKYLGGHSDVIQGCLVMNDPALKDQLYFIQKSCGAVPGPMDCFLVLRGIKTLHVRMQRHCENGEKVAHWLRQHPKVGQVYWPGFDDHPNHAIAKQQMRGYGGMISFELKNDSIEEARRVLSSTKVFSLAESLGGVESLINHPASMTHASIPREERLKNGLSDALIRLSVGIEDADDLIDDLAQAIG; translated from the coding sequence ATGAAGCTTGCCACCAAAATGATACATGCCGGTGCCGAACCGGATCCTTCTACCGGCGCTATTATGACGCCCATTTATCAAACCTCAACGTTTGTGCAGGCCGCACCCGGCGATCACAAAGGGTTTGAATATGCCCGCAGCCAAAACCCCACCCGATTTGCCTTGGAAGCCGCCTATGCCGAAATAGAAAACGGAAAATTCGGCCTTGCTTTTAGCAGTGGTGTAGCCGCTACTGATGCAGTGATGAAATTGCTGCAACCCGGCGACGAAGTGATTTGTGCCAATGATATGTATGGTGGTACCTATCGCTTGTTTACCAAAGTGTATGAAAAGTTTGGTATCCGTTTTCATTATGTCAACATGCAGCAGGCCGATAACATGAAGGCGCATGTGAATGCCAACACCAAACTCATTTGGACGGAAACGCCTACCAATCCGCTCATGAACATTACGGATATTGCTGCAGTAAGTGCAATCGCAAAAGCTAACGGTCTGCTGCTTTGTGTAGACAATACTTTTGCTTCGCCTTATTTGCAAAACCCACTCGACCTGGGTGCGGATATTGTGATGCACAGCGCCACCAAATATTTGGGCGGCCACAGCGATGTGATTCAGGGTTGCCTGGTAATGAACGATCCGGCACTCAAAGATCAATTGTATTTTATTCAAAAAAGTTGCGGTGCTGTGCCCGGTCCTATGGATTGTTTTTTGGTATTGCGGGGTATTAAAACCTTGCATGTACGCATGCAGCGCCATTGCGAAAACGGCGAGAAAGTAGCGCATTGGTTGCGGCAGCATCCCAAAGTGGGGCAGGTGTACTGGCCTGGTTTCGATGATCATCCAAACCATGCCATTGCCAAGCAGCAAATGCGTGGCTATGGTGGTATGATTAGCTTTGAACTCAAAAACGATAGCATAGAAGAAGCCCGCCGGGTGCTGAGCAGCACCAAAGTGTTTTCGCTGGCCGAAAGCCTGGGAGGTGTAGAAAGTTTGATTAATCATCCCGCCAGCATGACGCATGCATCCATACCCCGTGAAGAGCGGTTAAAAAACGGCCTCAGCGATGCTCTCATCCGATTGAGTGTGGGAATAGAAGATGCCGATGATTTGATTGATGATTTGGCTCAGGCCATTGGCTAA
- a CDS encoding CBU_0592 family membrane protein — MMMELLIEILGWIASVLIVGAYFLNIRGKLSAQSPLYIWSNLVGGLFFIINTIYHGAYPSALVNVVWVIIAVVSLITLAKTRNQIKNSQ, encoded by the coding sequence ATGATGATGGAGCTGTTGATTGAAATATTGGGTTGGATTGCATCGGTGCTGATAGTAGGTGCTTACTTTTTAAACATTCGCGGCAAGTTGTCTGCACAATCGCCTTTGTATATATGGAGCAATCTTGTTGGCGGGTTGTTTTTTATCATCAATACCATTTATCATGGGGCTTATCCTTCAGCATTGGTGAATGTTGTGTGGGTGATTATAGCCGTGGTGTCTTTAATAACTTTAGCCAAAACCCGGAATCAGATAAAGAATTCGCAATAA
- a CDS encoding acetyl-CoA hydrolase/transferase family protein, protein MLPNFVYTEAATALQDVQSGHRVYVHGSAQTPLHLLSELAKQKDRLRDVELVFITVQGDITVDRPEFEGHFNINCMFVSESVRLAVNEGRADFIPVFLSDIPDLFKSVMPVDVALVQVSPPDQHGYCSLGASVDIARSAVNTAQCIIAQVNPRVPRTHGDGMVHISRFTHMVWHEADLPQVDYSAKTGADELRIGELIAGMIEDGSTLQMGIGTIPDAVLKCLGNHKNLGVHTEMFSDGIVPLVQKDIINNRCKRIHPNKSVTGFAVGTNLLYDYVNDNPSFAFLDIDYVNDPHVIRRNPKVVAINSAIEIDITGQVCADSIGTRQFSGIGGQMDFMRGAALSEGGKPIIAVTSRSAKGIARIVPFLKPGAGVVTTRGHIHYVVTEYGIAYLRGKNLRQRAHELINISHPDDREMLERACFERFHKF, encoded by the coding sequence ATGTTACCGAACTTTGTGTATACAGAAGCTGCGACAGCCCTGCAAGATGTACAAAGCGGCCATCGGGTGTATGTGCATGGCAGTGCGCAAACGCCACTTCACTTATTGTCTGAACTGGCAAAGCAAAAAGACAGGTTGAGAGATGTGGAGCTCGTCTTCATTACGGTGCAAGGCGATATTACAGTGGACAGACCCGAGTTTGAAGGTCATTTCAACATCAATTGCATGTTCGTGAGTGAATCGGTTCGCTTGGCGGTAAATGAAGGCCGGGCCGATTTTATTCCTGTTTTTCTCAGCGATATTCCCGACCTCTTCAAAAGTGTAATGCCGGTAGATGTGGCATTGGTGCAGGTGTCGCCACCCGATCAGCACGGCTACTGCAGCCTTGGTGCCTCGGTAGATATTGCCCGTAGTGCTGTCAATACTGCGCAATGCATTATTGCACAGGTAAATCCACGGGTACCCCGCACCCATGGCGATGGCATGGTACACATCAGCCGCTTTACCCATATGGTGTGGCACGAAGCCGACCTGCCGCAGGTAGATTACAGTGCCAAAACCGGCGCCGACGAATTGCGCATTGGCGAACTCATAGCCGGTATGATAGAAGATGGCAGCACTTTGCAAATGGGCATTGGCACCATACCCGATGCGGTGCTTAAATGCCTCGGCAATCATAAAAACCTGGGCGTACATACCGAAATGTTCAGCGATGGCATTGTACCGCTGGTGCAAAAAGACATCATCAACAACCGTTGCAAACGCATACACCCCAACAAGTCCGTAACAGGTTTTGCCGTAGGCACCAATTTGTTGTACGATTATGTAAACGACAATCCCAGCTTTGCATTCCTCGATATTGATTATGTAAATGACCCGCATGTAATCCGGCGCAATCCTAAAGTAGTGGCCATCAACAGTGCCATCGAAATAGATATCACCGGGCAGGTATGTGCCGATAGCATTGGTACCCGCCAGTTTAGCGGCATCGGTGGCCAAATGGATTTTATGCGGGGAGCAGCCCTCAGCGAAGGGGGCAAACCCATCATTGCCGTTACCAGCCGCTCTGCCAAAGGCATTGCCCGCATTGTACCTTTTTTAAAACCCGGGGCTGGTGTGGTTACTACCCGTGGGCACATTCATTATGTAGTAACCGAATATGGTATTGCATACCTGCGGGGCAAAAACCTGCGGCAACGGGCTCATGAGCTCATCAATATATCGCACCCCGACGACCGCGAAATGCTGGAACGGGCCTGCTTCGAAAGGTTCCATAAGTTTTAA